In a single window of the Bacteroidales bacterium genome:
- a CDS encoding ABC transporter ATP-binding protein produces the protein MINLEVRNVSKKFANHCALNEVSLKVKEKSIFGLLGPNGAGKTTLIRIINQIIGPDSGEIFLNGAKLEKNHVENIGYLPEERGLYKKMKVGEQALYLAQLKGMDKHLAYKKLKHWFEKFEIQNWWNKRVEELSKGMQQKVQFIVTVIHEPSLLIFDEPFSGFDPINAEMLKEEILNMKNSGATVIISTHNMASVEELCDDIALINRSKVILEGAVRDIKKRYNNNLFQLKLQPFSDFNDKMLSEIGFVSDIESIDDSIICRIKIKEEFSSNDLLKKLMDIGNVTGFEEILPSMNDIFISEVTSSLSNN, from the coding sequence ATGATAAATTTAGAAGTAAGAAATGTTTCCAAAAAATTTGCAAATCATTGTGCTTTAAACGAAGTCTCTTTAAAGGTTAAAGAAAAGAGTATATTTGGTTTGTTGGGTCCTAATGGTGCTGGAAAAACCACGTTGATTAGAATTATTAATCAAATTATTGGTCCTGATAGTGGAGAGATTTTTTTAAATGGTGCTAAGTTGGAAAAAAATCATGTTGAAAACATAGGTTATTTGCCAGAAGAAAGAGGTTTGTATAAAAAAATGAAAGTTGGAGAGCAAGCTTTATATTTGGCTCAGCTTAAAGGAATGGATAAACATCTTGCTTATAAAAAACTTAAACATTGGTTTGAAAAATTTGAAATCCAAAATTGGTGGAATAAAAGAGTGGAAGAGCTTTCTAAAGGTATGCAACAAAAGGTACAGTTTATTGTAACTGTTATTCATGAGCCTTCTTTGCTAATATTTGATGAGCCTTTTAGTGGGTTTGACCCAATTAATGCAGAAATGCTTAAAGAAGAAATCCTAAACATGAAGAATAGCGGTGCAACTGTAATTATTTCTACTCATAATATGGCTTCTGTTGAAGAGTTATGCGACGATATTGCTCTGATTAATCGCTCTAAAGTGATTCTTGAAGGAGCTGTTAGGGATATTAAAAAAAGATACAATAATAATTTGTTTCAACTAAAGCTTCAGCCTTTCAGTGATTTTAATGATAAGATGTTGAGCGAAATAGGCTTTGTTAGTGATATTGAAAGCATTGATGATTCTATAATTTGCCGAATAAAAATAAAAGAAGAGTTTTCTTCTAATGATTTATTGAAAAAACTTATGGATATTGGGAATGTAACTGGATTTGAAGAAATTTTACCCTCAATGAATGATATTTTTATATCAGAGGTAACAAGCTCATTATCAAATAATTAA